Below is a window of Brassica napus cultivar Da-Ae chromosome A5, Da-Ae, whole genome shotgun sequence DNA.
GGTTTTCGTTTTATCACCTCCTGCTACTAGCTAACGTCTTCTATCCTCCATAAACATTCTTTTCTCAACGGTGAATCTGTAAATATAGCCTTGATGAAATCTTGTACCTGCATGCAACACACATCATTACAAAAGCTTCAGAATCTCTCCATGAGGTAAAACTAGTTAAAAAAAAGACTACCTCTGTTCTTGTATAATTGCAACTAAACAATTCGCCACTTTCCCAAGCTGAAGTTATAGACTTAAGAGGCATATCCAATAGTTCTGTGAATGAGAAATACAAAGCAAAAGAAGCCATGGAACGAAAAATTCACTGAGCCACCAATACCAAGGggaaaataaatgaacaaataGTAAAGACATGCCTGCTAGTTTTCGAGTTTTACGCAAAGATGGTATGAGATCATCAACAGGACGAGAAGTGTCGTCTGCAGATTTCAAGGAACCGAGTAAAGAAGATAGATTCTCCAACATGAGATGAATCAGTCTTTGTAGCTGAGAAGTGAGAATAAGTAAAACCGTTTTAATAGCCAATTATAACGAACCATTGCACAAGGGACTAGCCAAGAAGAAACGGTTACCTGAAAAGTTTCATCAGCAGCCATGTCGTCCAGAAGAAGAATGTCTCTGGTTATTCTTCGAAACACCGACTCCAAAACCATGCACATGCTTTGTTTGTAAGTTTTGGGTAGTAGGACTGGCTCCCATATCAGATGCACTTTCTCTAGACTAAAGACAACCTATAAAACAATTGCTTCTTCCTGATAAAAAGGTAAATCAAACACAGATGTTTATAGACTGAGCAATTACCTGCTCTACGCTAAATTTTGCAGATTCAAATTGCTTTATTTGATGAGTATCTTGAAATCCATCTGCACTGTCTATAGCCTGATGACAGACGCAAAATATTAGATGAAGAATCAATGCTCTTTAAACTTCATATAATACTAATTTCCCCTGAAACTTACCTCCTGCAAACTTGAAATAACAAgctgaacttgtctttgtaaaACTTCTTCCGCCATCAATTTAAATCTTGGGGCTATATCAGCAAATACTGCATATTCCTTGATGGAACTAGGGAAGCTAGCTCGATACTGTGAACAAAATGATGATGACGTCAGTTTCCCCATCAGAGAAAGTTCAAAACAGCGGTcaacaaaaaatgatgaaatAGTTTTTAAGAAGAGACGTCAGTTGTTCAATCAAAGAAAGAAAGTTTATATTGTATAACACACATATCTGTCCATACCTCAAAAGCAAGTCCAAGTATCTCTTCAAACAAATATAGACAATCGCTGTGCAGAAGAACAGCAGCCTGATTGATGCCATTGAGTTGTTTCCCTAACTTCACATTTCGAGAAAGCAACGAAGAAGAAAGATAAGACTTTGCGCATATTTGTGAAAGATTATTCATTCAACTATTATTTCACTGACCTTGACGGGAACAACAGCTTCATATAGAAGTATAGAATCTCGAGCAGCGTGGTAGAACTCTGAAGCAACCCTTGCAGAAGACACACAAACATCCtgcatggaaaaaaaaaaagagtttattatCCCAACCAAGtctgaaaatttctaaaatattgaATAGCACTAATCCGAAAGAGCTACCTCGAGAGTCTTATGCACCATGTGCACAAGCTGAGAAGCAGCTTCCGACACCACACACATTTCAGACGAAAAAAGTAAGCGAACGATGTGTTTTGACGAATTCCCATCTAAAGACTCATCCGTACCATCAGACTTCAAACTGGTAGCAAGTCCCTGAGAAAATGATTTCATAATCATGATCAATACATGAGAAGGAAGGTTGATGCAGTTATACGTTAACGATAATCAAAGCTCACCTGAGGAATCGTAAAGTTACACTGCAACATCAGACTTCTTGCTTTTGCTAGAATCTCAATCTTCTTTCTAGATGCAAAATGCACCTCAACATTTTCAGCATATTTGCTGAGCCTTCCTTCCGCGTCAGACGGTGGAATAAAACTCAATTCCTTTAGAGCTGTTTCAAATTGAGAGGTCCGGTCAATGACTTTCTGAAAGTCGGGAAATTTAGAAGCATCTTCCGGGACAACCTGGTTTTAACAACATACAGTTAAAGTTCAGTGGAGGAAAATGCTCTTCTATCCACCAAAGAGCATTAATTAAAACGAACCTTTGaaagaaatttagaaataattaGCTCTGATATCCTCGGCCATGTCAATCTACCGAAAGAATGGATCCACGTAACGTTTCCAAAGCACAAGGAGCTGCAAATGAATTTAACAACCGTAAGAACTCCTGAATATATTGCATCTCCGTCCACATCTTCAGTCTGCATTCAAGAAGGTAAGAGGATTAGAAGATAAGGACCAGGGCAGAAAATACAAGAAGCACTGATCTCATGAGATGGATGATGGGCAGGTGTTTCATTGTTCCATAGAAATAGCTTACCTTGTGAGCTGAGGATTGTTCAAGCTTTAATGCCGCTTCGACTATTTCCCCTGAAGTTTTACATGAATCTTCTACAGCAACAAAAGTGGATGAATGAGTTACAAGTGGGGTAATGACATGCTTGAAGATTGAGTCAGCTGCTTTCGCAAGTCCATAGTCTAACATTCCAATCACCTAGAGAAATCCAGAACAGTTAAACACACAAATAGcgcaaaaaacaaataattcatAGAGAAAAAATAGTATTCACATTCATACCTCCATTGCCTCGAGAACAGTTCTAATAGCGATTCCATTAGTCTCACCAACGGTTAGCTGATAACTAATCCTGAGCTTACGCGAGTCCACCTCGAAACGCACTGCAGTTTCCATCAACTTTGCAAGCACCTCTTGAATCTGCAAACACATTCTTAGTAAGCAAGATAAAAGATCAACAGAACTATGTCAattcagaaaacaaaaatgaaaactttaaaCTCATCTCCTaagaaagattatatttttacgATACACATTGACTCATTGCTTCTCGTTTCACAAGAAAGATCAGATTTTTACGATACCCATTGACTCATTGCTTCTCGTTtcaaaagaaagattatatttttacgATACACATTGACTCATTGCTTCTCGTTTCACAAGAAAGATCAGATTTTTACGATACCCATTGGCTCATTGCTTCTCGTTTCACAAGAAAGATAAGATTTTTATGATACCCATTGACTCATTGCTTCTCCTCTCACAAGAAAGATAAGATTTTTATGATACCCATTGGCTCACCTCATCAAAACAATCAGACCATTCTCTCCTAAGCAAAACGTACACAACAGGTtcaccttcttcctcttcaccaACCCTCAACACTACTTTCATCTCTCTGATCCTCTCCGCAGCGAACCCAAACCTTCCACTTTTCAAAGCTTCCTTCGTTTCCCGCAACGCCTCGCAGACCCCCACGACCGCGCTCACCAAACCAAGCGACtctctcttcaccctcactTCCTTTGTCTTCTCCCTTATCTCATCAACCACTTCGCGAATCTCTACATCAACCGGACGGTCGGAAACCAATTGCACGACATCGGATACGTCGTCGGAGATCAGACGAGTCCTGGAGACGGCGTCTTGGCAAGTCGAGAAAAGCTCGGAGAATTCGGAGTGGTGAGAGACGAGGTAGGACTGGACTTTGGACTTGATCCGGAGGGAATGAGACTCTAGACGGTTTATGAGGAGACGGAGGTCCGGAGCTGATAATGGAGTCGTCGGATCGTTGAGATCGTGTCCGGAGAGAAGGTCCCGGACGTTGAGAGAATCAAATAACGTGTCGATCTCCGGCATGACGGAGAGACGGTGGTCGGAGGAGGATGAGATGTTTCCCGATCGTCTTCGCGGTGACACTGGACCTTTATTTGGACTCCATTATTTTCgtttgaaatttatattggGCTTATCATATAGAATGGTAGGCCCAAACCGGTAAACCTTTTGCTGAACCTGGGCCGGATCCGATTCGACTTAAATAGTTGAAGGAGTCCTAAACTAACTACATCAGAAAGTTGGTATTGAACCTGAACCAAATTGAAAATCGAGTGAACAAAATATTTGTAGTCGTTTTGTGTAGAAATACTCAATCTAAACCATATTAGTGGGTAGGACTacgcaaataaaccgaacccgaaagtacatcgGGTTATACCGGTATTTTAAAGATTTACTAACTTCGATCCAAATTCGATAGAACCCCAACCGGTCTCGAACtgaactttcatataatccgaatgaGGCTGCTTTTGATAAACCCAAAAAACTGAAATCTGATTGGACAAAACCGAAATTCGATTGAGACTCTAAATGCTCAGGCCTATTAGTGGGTATCCTACTAACCACTGATTTTAAGCCATATATATCCAAATCTGTCAACCCTATtcgaaaacaaaatttatttgaatagagtctgaatctttaattttaatatattcaaaaGAACTGATTTAAATTCGAACAAGTAGGAATGACCATGCTTACCTAGTGCTTTAAACGATTTGCAAAGGGGTACTTATTTCGACTAGAAATGGTGCATATCGTATCAAATTTTACAGATATTTTATCCATCTGTAGTCTACGTTTGATAGCACTAAACAACTTAACTAAACAATCAATCCGCCTAATCCAGCTAAACAACCATCAGAATTTCCTTCTGTTCATGCGAATGTTGTTGTGGTAATCATTACTAAACTTATTTCAATTGTCTGTTATTTTGTGTTATGTTGGTTGGGTTTGATATGTTTTGTTGCTCATATGTAGACATGTGGTAATTGTCGCCAAACTGGTCACAACAAACGAAAATGCAAGCTGCCTGCAGTTCCTAAGCCGCCTCCGCTACCACCAGGAAGACCTTCTAAGAAACCGAAGGCAGTGGGTGCACTCAACAAGACGACGGATGCATTTGGCCAGACAGTAGATGCACGTGACTAAGACTTATTTTGTTGCaaactctttgttttcttttcttgaatTTTGATGTAAACTTGGTTAAGGTCTTGCTAGAACTTTTCTATTTAGGATTTTTTCAGGTCTTCATAGAACCATCACTACTATGGGTTTCATGTAAACCCGTGGTTGTTCTTCGTaaactcatttttattttgatgttatTTGTTTCCTTGTCTTCTATCTTTAAAGCACCGACAACATGTGTTTCTTAAAATGAGATAATCTAAACAATTAAGCAACTCCAAATGACTATCAATAACTTGAGTATAAGTGACAAATAATCTTTTCAAATAACAACAGCGAAGGAAAAAAAGTTgaccaaaagacaccaaaaacTAACGAAACTAAGGACAATAATTTGATCAAAGGACAGCCGCAACTAACGACAACTAATTGACCAAAATAAACGAACAATAATTCTAAAACTTAGCTCTAATACTCTCCAAGACACCATTAGTCTCACTTATGTCTTTCTTCATATCAAACAAGTCTTGCTTCAGCTCCATCAACTCTTTTTCTTCCATTGCTTGTTTATCAGCCAAGAGTTATCTTCTACAGCTATTTCACCTCTTCTTCCCTCATAACTCTTGTCTGTGTTTCCTACTTTTCTCTCACCTGTAGGTTTCCTCTTTGGTACAAAAGCCACTGACGTTGGAAGCTCAACCAGAGGCTCATCTCGGCTCCTGATCATGTTGAGCAACTCCATGTATGCTTTCCTGTTGGATTCTTCATCAACCTCACCTTCATCAAATTTGTATCGAATGTACTTCGATGGGTTTCGAACATAATCTGGAACTCCATATGGATGGAGCAGCTGCACTACTCTCTCCTCGGGGGAACTTGTCTCCATCGCAGAATCTCTGTAACCTCCAGTTGAATTGTCATCTCTAATATCATAACTAAACCGAACACGCTTATCAATCTCTTTCACACTACAATTTAATTGAGAGTGgaaacatcaaaatataaacCCACAATTACCAAATAGCACACGAAATTGAAAACAGAAGatccaaaatcaaaatatagagTTATCTTAACTTACTGAAATAAGAATAAATGAAGAAGATGATCTCCAAAGGAACTTAGATGAACCCTAATGTTTTTGATTTGGGAATTTTGGTTTCAGATGAAGAAGATATGAAACACGTGACGTTTTTTCAAAAGCCATGAAATGCAGCGTTTGCACTTAACGACAAAAACTCAGTTTTTAACGTCACTGTAGACGGAGGgactaaaacattaaaaaaatataacttgaGGGGTTTATATGTTACAAACTTACTTGAGGGGTTTTTACCCAAATGAAACTTACTTGAGGGGTTTTTTATGTTAAAATCCCTTGATAATTTAATAACTTTGAATATTACCAGCCAAAATGAAGAAATTCATTTTCTAAATAAGTGATTATTTGGAAGAGAAAATAAGTTCAAAATACTGCAACAGTTAGTTAGCCTTAAGAACAGCGCAAAGTATTACTCTAAGTACCATTAATAGCAAATTCCATTTCTTGTATAAGCATAAATGTTACAGTAAAacgtaataataaaaatacaatagaCAAAGAGCCAAAGCTTTTAAAAGCAGTTCGACTAATTTATTGTAATCTGTTTTaaacaagagagaaagagtCTGATCCATGGCTGCAGCTAGAGAGTTTATCATATGTTGCCTCTTATCACTTCTTTTGTGCACTTCTTTCATGCGAGTCGTGTCTAGTGTTGCGGACGTCAGCAGAGGAGGATAATGAGCGGTGTTTGGAGGAGGTCAaagatgacgatgatgatgacgTGGATAATGTTTACAAAGTGATTAACAAGATGAGGATATATGCCTGAATCTTGATCATGCATGGTTGCATCAGTTCATTGTATAGTcatacttttcttttatttgtttaaattttattttctcaagtttgtttctttttttttttctgtggtcGATTCTTCTGTACTCTTTTTTGTAAAAGATTCTTctgtatttttcttaatttaattatGTCTTTCATCTTAAAC
It encodes the following:
- the LOC125609374 gene encoding centromere/kinetochore protein zw10 homolog — protein: MPEIDTLFDSLNVRDLLSGHDLNDPTTPLSAPDLRLLINRLESHSLRIKSKVQSYLVSHHSEFSELFSTCQDAVSRTRLISDDVSDVVQLVSDRPVDVEIREVVDEIREKTKEVRVKRESLGLVSAVVGVCEALRETKEALKSGRFGFAAERIREMKVVLRVGEEEEGEPVVYVLLRREWSDCFDEIQEVLAKLMETAVRFEVDSRKLRISYQLTVGETNGIAIRTVLEAMEVIGMLDYGLAKAADSIFKHVITPLVTHSSTFVAVEDSCKTSGEIVEAALKLEQSSAHKTEDVDGDAIYSGVLTVVKFICSSLCFGNVTWIHSFGRLTWPRISELIISKFLSKVVPEDASKFPDFQKVIDRTSQFETALKELSFIPPSDAEGRLSKYAENVEVHFASRKKIEILAKARSLMLQCNFTIPQGLATSLKSDGTDESLDGNSSKHIVRLLFSSEMCVVSEAASQLVHMVHKTLEDVCVSSARVASEFYHAARDSILLYEAVVPVKLGKQLNGINQAAVLLHSDCLYLFEEILGLAFEYRASFPSSIKEYAVFADIAPRFKLMAEEVLQRQVQLVISSLQEAIDSADGFQDTHQIKQFESAKFSVEQVVFSLEKVHLIWEPVLLPKTYKQSMCMVLESVFRRITRDILLLDDMAADETFQLQRLIHLMLENLSSLLGSLKSADDTSRPVDDLIPSLRKTRKLAELLDMPLKSITSAWESGELFSCNYTRTEVQDFIKAIFTDSPLRKECLWRIEDVS